CCTGGTGCTGGTCTCGGCCATGCACATCACCGCCGGCGTTTACGTCAACGACGACGAGTCCGGACTGATCCAGGACATCGACGAGTGGCTGGAACGGCTGGCGCCCTTCCGCCAGGACTATCGCCATCACCGCACCGGCGAAGACAATGGCGATTCACACCTGAAGGCGATCTTGGTGCACCACGAGGTCGTCGTGCCCGTCACTGCCGGTAGGCTCGACTTCGGCACTTGGCAGCGCATCTTCTATGCCGAGTTCGACGGCCAGCGCAGCAAGCGCGTCATTGTCAAAGTCATGGGCGAATGATGCGCAATCACGAAACGCTCTCTGGAATCAACCAGTTCCGGGCTCCTCCACGTTCTGAATCACCTCTCCGTGTGACCCCCATCACTGCCTCTCCGCCCGTCCCCGTCCATTGTTAAGTTGGATAACGGAAAGGAGCGGACTTTGCTTGCGTGCCGGCCCCACTTTCCGCCCCGGGATATGATCTCCGCCCTGCCGCTCGGCAGCTGCGCCCTCGCCCTCCCTCCGTTTTTCATCAACCACGAGATCGTCATTTTGATGACGACAGTTGGCCTCCTCGTTGCTCTTCTGGCGTGGTGGATCACCCGGAAGCGGTACCAAAGGACCACGAAGGAGCTGGGCAAAGCCCTCGAACTAGCCCAGCAGCGCGAGCAGGAGCGCGACCTGGCCCAGGAGGAGCTGGCGCATCGCCTCAATGAAGAACGCGAGCTCGCCCGCGAGAAGACCCAGTTCCAGGCGCAGCTCGCCGAGTACGAGAAGTACGCGGCCCTGGCCCAGCTCGCCATGGGCGCCGCTCACGAGATCAACAATCCCCTGCTCGGCATCTTCTCCCACCTGGAACTCGAGCTGCGCGCCGCCAAAGACGAGGAGCTGCGCGAAGAGATCCAGCAATGCATCGAGGGCGCCAAGCGCATCTCCGCCACCATCCATGGCCTGCTGAACTACGCCCGCCCCGGCCCGCTGCTCATCAGCAAGATCAATCTCGATCGCCTGGTCGGGGACACCTTTGCCTTCCTCCGCTACCAGCCGCTGTTCCATGGCATCGAGCTGGCCAGGGACATCCCCGCCGACCTGCCGCAGGTCTCCGCCGACGCCAACCAGCTCTCCCAGGTGCTCATGAACCTGTTGCTCAACGCCGGCCAGGCGACGGACGAAGGCGGCCGCATCTGCGTCACTGCGCGCAAGGTCAAGTTTGCGGAGGAGATCGAGATCGTCGTCTCCGACACCGGGTGCGGCATCCCCGCCGACATACTGCCGCGTGTGACCGAGCCTTTCTTCACCACCAAGCGCGGCAAAGGCACCGGCCTCGGGCTCAGCATCAGCCAGTCTTACGTCCGCAGCCACAAGGGCGATCTGCGGATCGAGAGCATCCCCAACCAGGGCACTTCGGTGCGCATCACCCTGCCCATCCGGCAGGTGGGACGTCCCGCGCCCGAGTTCGAAGAGGTGGTGACGTAATGGCGTACTCGATCCTGGTCGTCGACGATGAGGCGCTCACCCTGCGCACCATCAGCCGCGCCCTGCACGAGGAAGGCTTCGAGGCGCAGCTGGCCACCAGCGGCGAGCAGGCGCTGGAGATGTTCGCCCAGGACCATCCCAGCCTGGTCCTGCTCGACGTCGTCCTGCCCGGCATCGACGGGGTCGAGGTCCTGCGCGAGATCAAGCAGCAGTCGCCGACTACCATCGCCATCATGATGAGCGCCTATCACCAGGTGGATCGCGCGGTCGAAGCCATGAAGCTCGGCGCCTACGACTTCCTGGTCAAACCCTTCCATCTGGCCGACATGGTGAACACCGTACGCCGCGCCACCGAGATGCTCGCGCTTCGCGTCCGCGTCACCGAGACCGTGCAGAACGCCAAGGGACGCTATGACTTCGGCCGCGTCGTGACCCAGAACCCCCTGGTCCACGAGATGCTGGAGGTCTGCCGCAAGGCCGCCGACTCCGACCGCACCACCATCCTTATCCAGGGCGAGAGCGGCACCGGCAAGGAAGTGCTGGCCAAGGCCATCCACTATCACAGCCCCCGCGCCGCCATGCCGCTCATCGAGCTCAACTGCGCCGCCTTGCCCGACACCCTGCTCGAGAGCGAGCTGTTCGGCTACGAGCCCGGGGCCTTCACCGACGCCCGCCACCGCAAGGAAGGCCTCATCGAGCGCGCTCACCACGGCACTCTCTTTCTCGACGAGATCGGTGACATGTCGCTCAACGTGCAGGCCAAGTTGCTGCGCATGCTCGAGGAAGGCACCTTCATGCGTTTGGGCGGCACCCGCGTCATCACCGTGGATGTGCGCATCATCGCTGCCACCAACCAGAACCTCAAGGCATTGATCGCCGCCGGCAAGTTCCGCGAAGACCTCTACTACCGCCTTGCGGTGGTCCCGGTTCACATCCATCCGCTGCGCGAGCGCAAGGAAGACATCGTCCCCCTCGCCCTTGACCTGATGCAGCGTTACAACCGGGACTTAAAGAAGAACTTTACCGGCCTGACCCCCGCCGCCGCTGAAAGTCTCGGCCGCTATCCTTGGCCGGGAAACATCCGCGAGCTGCGCAACGTCATCGAGCGCACCATGATCCTGTCGCCCGAAGGCGACATTGACGTGGCCTACCTTCCGGAAGAGATCCGCGATTACGAGCAAGCCAAGCCGCCCGAAGCCCCCATGACCAGCATCGAGGTTTCTCCCACCGGGCATCAGTTCCTCAGCTTGGATGAACTGGAAGACCGGTACATCCACGAGGTGCTCAGCGCCAGCGGCAACAACAAGACCCAGGCCGCGCGCATCCTCGGCATCCACCCCACTTCCCTGCTCCGCCGCCTGAAACGCACGCACTCGGACAACTGACGAATCAGTCAGGAGGACGGTGACAAGCGGCAATTTCCGAACCGTTGGCGGGTGGCCCACCTATTCGCGCAGAACATAGAACTGAGCTATCCGGGAGCAAGGCAAATGTGGGTGCCCCATCCGGAGCCTGCCCTGAGCGGAGCCGATGGGCGCCCCGCTTTTGGACGCGAAGGGTGGAGGGCACAACCGTCGGCGCTAGTCATCTGCCCAGAAACTTCTCCAGCACCTCGAGATCGGCTTCGGACTGCGCCGCATATCGTTTGGCGCGGTCCAGATCTTCGGCTTGGATAGCGCTCTGGGCTTTCTGCAGATTGACGTTCAGCCTGGTTTGCGCGGAAGCCATATCGCCGCGCAGCCCGTACCCAGCGGCGGCCTGCTGACGCTGCATGGTGTTGAGGCTAGCATTCACCGCCCCGGCCCGGCCGGTCAGTTGATCGATTTGGTGCTCGACCTGGTCGAGTTGCGCCTTTCGCTCGGCGGCAGCGGCGGCATCAGCGGCGGCCTTCTCTT
This genomic stretch from Terriglobia bacterium harbors:
- a CDS encoding secondary thiamine-phosphate synthase enzyme YjbQ — its product is MKVHTEYLTFHTKKRREYVHITPRVEAIVSKSGVREGLVLVSAMHITAGVYVNDDESGLIQDIDEWLERLAPFRQDYRHHRTGEDNGDSHLKAILVHHEVVVPVTAGRLDFGTWQRIFYAEFDGQRSKRVIVKVMGE
- a CDS encoding sigma-54 dependent transcriptional regulator yields the protein MAYSILVVDDEALTLRTISRALHEEGFEAQLATSGEQALEMFAQDHPSLVLLDVVLPGIDGVEVLREIKQQSPTTIAIMMSAYHQVDRAVEAMKLGAYDFLVKPFHLADMVNTVRRATEMLALRVRVTETVQNAKGRYDFGRVVTQNPLVHEMLEVCRKAADSDRTTILIQGESGTGKEVLAKAIHYHSPRAAMPLIELNCAALPDTLLESELFGYEPGAFTDARHRKEGLIERAHHGTLFLDEIGDMSLNVQAKLLRMLEEGTFMRLGGTRVITVDVRIIAATNQNLKALIAAGKFREDLYYRLAVVPVHIHPLRERKEDIVPLALDLMQRYNRDLKKNFTGLTPAAAESLGRYPWPGNIRELRNVIERTMILSPEGDIDVAYLPEEIRDYEQAKPPEAPMTSIEVSPTGHQFLSLDELEDRYIHEVLSASGNNKTQAARILGIHPTSLLRRLKRTHSDN